A single window of Shewanella sp. Choline-02u-19 DNA harbors:
- the hrpA gene encoding ATP-dependent RNA helicase HrpA — translation MSSQQYHLSNAFLKNCYEADAAQIRRRLFRLRKEPDSEKKSATLDSLEQLALASRKKVELRLANRPQITFPENLPISQKRDEIATAIASNQVVIIAGETGSGKTTQLPKICLELGLGTRGLIGHTQPRRLAARSVATRIAEEMNSPLGEAVGFKVRFADAIKPESYIKLMTDGILLAELTSDKLLNQYDTIIIDEAHERSLNIDFILGYLKNVLKKRPDLKVIITSATIDVERFSQHFNGAPVIEVSGRTYPVETRYCSLVKDNAEDFDLMEGIFAATDELINEGLGDILIFMNGEREIRDVADQLNRRQYRDTEILPLYARLSYGEQTKVFKSHVGRRIVLATNVAETSLTVPGIRYVIDPGTARMSRYSYRTKVQRLPIEPISQASANQRQGRCGRVAPGICIRLYSEEDFTSRPEFTDPEILRTNLASVILKMLAIGLGDIEGFPFIQPPDERYIRDGFMLLEELQAVSLKKGLLTLTSLGRQLAHIPVDPRLARMVIQAQKNGCLHESLVIASALSIQDPRERPMDKKQAADQAHNRFSDPDSDFVSFLNLWDFLKQSQRELSSSQFRKQCKGEFLAYLRVREWQDLYAQLRQATHELKWKLNDTSAEINYELLHKSLLTGLLSHIGFKDKDREYLGARNSKFFVFPGSPLAKKGPKWLMAAELTETSRLFARCCAKIQPEWIEPLAEHLVKKSYIEPHFEAKQGSVVALENQVLYGLQIVNRRKVQYGPIEPVEARDIFIRSALAEGELRTNEAFFVSNQKLLLDIESLEHKSRRRDILVDEQALFHFYEPKIPADIYNEPTFIKWWKKAKQQNPDLLDFEREALMQRSSDHVSMLDFPDKWHKGNLTLNVSYHFEPSAADDGVSVHIPVALINQVDDIDFDWIVPGLREEKCIALIKSLPKTLRRNFVPAPDYAKACIQAITPFELPLIDAMCKQLLRMSGVRVSPEDFDDTQLAQHLLVNFQVEGDKGKLLTQGRILEPLKASMQGQVVQAIREVADSGIEQKGLESWTFGDLPKLFEQKKGNFEVKAFPALVDDKTSVSIKLFDDEFEAQKQHRIGLQRLLLINIPSPVKHLQKSLPNKAKLAMYFNPFGQVQILIDDILSAAVQQLIDEEGFDIRSESQFEKARDLVRQELNPTAEKLALKVEEVLTIYNRIKKRLKGKISLDMAFAMSDIQSQLEQLVFKGFVQQCGWNRLSDIIRYLKGIENRLEKLPVDPNRDRLHMHSINKVQELLKGQLVKLPKSMPVPDVLVEARWMIEEYRVSCFAQTLGTAYPISEKRILNQISQV, via the coding sequence TTGAGTTCGCAACAGTATCACCTATCTAACGCATTTTTAAAAAACTGTTATGAAGCCGACGCCGCCCAAATTAGGCGTCGCTTGTTTAGGCTTCGTAAAGAGCCGGATTCTGAAAAGAAGAGTGCAACGTTAGATTCTCTTGAGCAGCTCGCGTTAGCCTCTCGCAAAAAAGTAGAGCTTCGTCTTGCTAATCGGCCACAAATTACCTTTCCAGAAAATTTACCAATATCGCAAAAACGCGATGAAATCGCTACAGCGATTGCCAGTAATCAAGTGGTCATTATTGCGGGTGAAACCGGTTCTGGTAAAACCACTCAGTTGCCAAAAATTTGCTTAGAGCTGGGGTTGGGCACACGTGGTTTAATAGGCCATACGCAGCCACGTCGACTTGCCGCGCGCAGCGTTGCCACACGTATCGCGGAAGAGATGAATTCACCACTAGGTGAGGCAGTAGGCTTTAAAGTCCGCTTTGCCGATGCGATAAAGCCTGAATCCTACATCAAGTTAATGACGGACGGTATTTTACTGGCTGAACTCACGTCAGATAAATTACTTAACCAATATGACACTATTATTATCGATGAAGCGCATGAGCGTAGCCTTAATATCGATTTCATTTTGGGTTACCTTAAAAATGTTCTAAAGAAACGTCCTGATCTAAAAGTGATTATTACTTCAGCGACCATTGACGTTGAGCGTTTTTCGCAACACTTTAATGGTGCGCCCGTGATAGAGGTATCGGGTCGAACGTATCCGGTTGAAACGCGCTATTGCTCTCTGGTTAAAGACAATGCGGAAGATTTTGACCTCATGGAAGGTATTTTTGCCGCGACCGATGAGCTGATCAATGAAGGTCTTGGTGACATTCTTATTTTTATGAATGGCGAGCGCGAAATTCGTGATGTTGCAGACCAGCTTAACCGCCGCCAATACCGCGATACAGAAATTCTGCCTTTGTATGCTAGGCTGTCATATGGTGAACAAACCAAAGTATTTAAGAGCCATGTTGGCCGACGGATAGTATTGGCGACTAACGTGGCTGAGACTTCGCTGACCGTGCCCGGTATACGGTATGTGATTGATCCCGGTACAGCGCGAATGAGTCGTTATAGCTACCGCACTAAAGTGCAGCGGTTACCGATTGAGCCTATTTCTCAGGCAAGTGCCAACCAACGTCAAGGGCGTTGTGGCCGCGTCGCACCAGGGATCTGTATTCGGCTTTATAGTGAGGAAGACTTTACCTCTCGCCCCGAGTTTACCGACCCAGAGATTTTACGCACCAATCTGGCCTCAGTGATCTTAAAAATGTTGGCGATTGGACTGGGAGATATCGAAGGCTTTCCCTTTATTCAGCCACCTGATGAACGCTATATTCGTGACGGCTTTATGCTGCTCGAAGAACTACAAGCCGTGAGTCTGAAGAAAGGTCTGTTAACCCTAACATCATTGGGTAGACAGCTGGCCCATATTCCGGTTGACCCACGTCTTGCGCGGATGGTGATCCAGGCACAGAAAAATGGTTGTTTACATGAATCGCTAGTGATTGCTTCGGCCTTGTCTATTCAAGATCCACGCGAACGTCCTATGGATAAAAAACAAGCTGCAGATCAAGCGCATAATCGCTTCAGCGACCCCGATTCTGACTTTGTTTCTTTTTTAAACTTATGGGATTTCTTAAAGCAAAGCCAAAGAGAACTCTCGAGTAGCCAATTTAGAAAGCAGTGTAAGGGGGAGTTTTTAGCCTACTTGCGTGTGCGGGAGTGGCAAGACCTCTATGCACAGTTGAGGCAAGCGACCCATGAGCTTAAGTGGAAGCTCAATGACACCAGCGCTGAAATCAATTATGAACTGCTACACAAGTCTTTGTTAACCGGTTTATTAAGCCACATTGGTTTTAAAGATAAAGATAGAGAATACCTGGGTGCTCGAAACAGTAAGTTCTTTGTGTTTCCTGGCTCTCCTCTGGCCAAAAAAGGCCCTAAATGGCTGATGGCAGCAGAGCTAACTGAAACATCACGCTTATTCGCTCGTTGCTGCGCTAAGATCCAGCCTGAATGGATAGAACCGCTTGCAGAACATTTAGTGAAAAAAAGCTACATCGAGCCCCACTTTGAAGCTAAACAGGGCTCTGTTGTTGCACTAGAAAACCAAGTACTTTATGGCTTACAAATTGTGAATCGCCGTAAAGTTCAATATGGACCCATTGAGCCGGTCGAAGCCCGTGATATCTTTATTCGTTCAGCACTTGCTGAAGGTGAGCTAAGAACCAACGAAGCCTTTTTTGTCAGTAACCAAAAGTTATTACTAGACATTGAATCGCTTGAACACAAATCACGTCGTCGCGATATTTTAGTCGATGAGCAAGCGTTATTTCATTTCTACGAGCCTAAAATTCCGGCTGATATTTATAACGAGCCGACATTTATAAAGTGGTGGAAAAAAGCCAAGCAACAAAATCCCGATCTACTTGATTTTGAACGCGAAGCGTTAATGCAGCGCAGTAGCGATCACGTATCAATGCTGGACTTCCCAGATAAATGGCATAAAGGGAATTTAACCCTTAATGTCAGTTACCATTTTGAGCCATCGGCGGCTGATGATGGCGTCTCTGTGCATATTCCTGTGGCATTGATTAATCAGGTCGATGACATCGATTTTGATTGGATAGTACCAGGACTTCGCGAAGAGAAATGCATCGCGCTGATTAAGTCTTTGCCTAAAACACTGCGTAGAAACTTTGTTCCAGCACCTGATTACGCAAAAGCGTGCATACAAGCTATTACGCCATTTGAATTACCTCTTATTGATGCCATGTGTAAACAGTTGCTAAGAATGAGCGGCGTGCGGGTTTCTCCAGAGGATTTTGATGATACTCAGTTAGCACAGCATTTATTGGTCAACTTTCAAGTTGAAGGTGATAAAGGAAAGCTATTAACCCAAGGGCGTATTTTGGAGCCCTTGAAAGCGAGTATGCAAGGACAAGTCGTTCAAGCTATTCGTGAAGTCGCTGACTCGGGGATTGAGCAAAAGGGGCTAGAGAGCTGGACGTTTGGTGATTTGCCTAAACTGTTTGAACAGAAAAAAGGCAACTTTGAAGTTAAAGCGTTTCCTGCGCTGGTGGACGATAAAACTAGCGTTTCGATCAAACTATTTGATGATGAATTTGAAGCACAGAAACAGCATCGAATAGGCTTGCAACGCTTGCTGCTGATCAATATTCCATCACCGGTAAAGCACTTACAAAAATCCTTGCCCAATAAAGCTAAATTGGCGATGTACTTCAACCCATTTGGTCAGGTGCAGATCCTTATTGATGATATTTTATCCGCGGCAGTACAACAGCTTATCGATGAAGAAGGATTCGACATTCGTTCTGAATCCCAATTTGAAAAAGCTAGGGACTTAGTCAGGCAAGAATTGAATCCAACGGCTGAAAAGTTAGCGCTTAAAGTTGAAGAAGTATTGACCATTTATAATCGTATCAAGAAACGCCTGAAAGGCAAAATCAGCTTGGATATGGCATTTGCGATGAGTGATATTCAAAGCCAACTTGAGCAATTAGTTTTTAAAGGTTTTGTGCAACAGTGTGGATGGAATCGACTGAGTGATATCATTCGATATTTGAAAGGCATTGAAAATCGACTAGAGAAACTACCGGTTGACCCGAACCGCGACCGTTTACACATGCACAGCATCAATAAAGTGCAGGAACTGCTAAAAGGACAGCTGGTCAAATTGCCTAAGTCGATGCCAGTTCCTGATGTGCTGGTAGAAGCTCGTTGGATGATAGAAGAGTATCGAGTGTCTTGTTTTGCGCAGACATTGGGCACCGCATATCCAATATCTGAAAAACGTATTTTGAACCAAATCTCACAAGTTTAA
- a CDS encoding autotransporter assembly complex protein TamA: MISLIRATTKLLFLISVLLTSFAAFANDWLTLNIKGVKGSLERNVKAHLGALPDSNVKRRAFIFNAEDNINAAMHSMGYYNSSVKQEFITHENGPWVLNYVITPGAPTTVRWVDIQVDGELRDDILFEQWLAQLSIRPGDRLNHGVYEELKGQLLTLSLARGYFDGKFVKAEIEVDRDYNSAKIALHYDSGKRYHIGQVTFTGHTLQPQILQELIPFDVDAPYSTGNLGQLNRQLLDTGYFSNIKVLPLVEQVEGLLVPIRVDLSPKPDHSIELGLGVDIGNTIDNTIEPRVRVTWRTPQINSYGHSQETTAEWAPDRPKFLTTYTIPLTHPLDDQLKLRVGMLRDKYGVTQVYNTDDRKFENTGQLESSKMTFAVIRQQRLGYQWIVNYSAEMMKESYTQSGVDYDPRFVLLGANVSKTSRGDNSLDPKSGFLQYYSLEYADPNLGSEVRLARLQAKFKWIETFFDKHRIVSRLDLAANLTNEGNLAEIPPSLRYFAGGDQSIRGYSYNELGPSIDSVNDKGEVIREVVGGRYLMVGSIEYQYYVTPSWRVATFVDAGNAFDINQIEAITSVGAGVHWISPIGPVKFDVGVGLKETDTISRPWRIHITMGAEL; this comes from the coding sequence TTGATAAGTTTGATTCGAGCAACGACCAAATTGTTATTTTTGATCAGTGTACTACTGACATCTTTTGCCGCTTTCGCAAACGACTGGTTAACGCTCAATATCAAGGGCGTAAAAGGCAGTCTGGAGCGGAACGTAAAAGCTCACCTTGGCGCCTTGCCAGATTCAAATGTGAAAAGACGCGCTTTTATTTTTAACGCAGAAGACAATATCAATGCAGCCATGCATTCGATGGGTTATTACAACAGTAGCGTCAAACAGGAGTTTATAACCCACGAAAACGGCCCTTGGGTACTCAACTATGTCATCACACCAGGCGCACCAACAACGGTGCGTTGGGTTGATATACAAGTTGACGGAGAATTGCGCGACGACATTCTATTCGAACAATGGCTAGCGCAACTATCAATCCGTCCAGGAGATAGGCTTAATCATGGCGTATATGAAGAGTTAAAAGGTCAATTACTGACTTTATCTCTAGCGCGGGGTTACTTTGATGGTAAATTCGTAAAAGCAGAAATTGAAGTTGATCGGGATTATAACAGTGCAAAAATCGCGCTGCATTACGACTCAGGTAAACGATATCATATAGGCCAGGTAACCTTTACTGGGCACACACTGCAGCCACAAATACTGCAAGAGCTTATCCCCTTTGACGTTGATGCTCCCTACAGTACCGGTAACCTCGGACAACTTAATCGGCAACTGCTCGATACCGGCTACTTTTCAAACATTAAGGTATTACCGTTAGTTGAGCAGGTAGAGGGATTATTGGTGCCTATTAGAGTCGACTTAAGTCCAAAACCAGATCACTCTATTGAGCTGGGTTTAGGTGTCGATATTGGTAATACGATTGATAACACTATCGAGCCAAGAGTCCGAGTCACTTGGCGTACGCCGCAGATAAACAGTTATGGTCACTCACAAGAAACAACGGCGGAATGGGCCCCCGACAGACCCAAATTTTTAACCACTTACACTATCCCGCTAACGCACCCACTCGATGACCAACTTAAATTACGTGTTGGTATGCTGCGTGATAAATATGGTGTTACTCAAGTTTATAACACTGATGACCGCAAATTTGAGAATACTGGACAGCTCGAGTCATCTAAAATGACTTTTGCGGTGATCCGTCAACAACGTTTGGGATATCAGTGGATTGTAAACTATTCTGCTGAAATGATGAAAGAGAGTTATACCCAGTCTGGCGTTGATTATGATCCCCGCTTTGTCCTTTTGGGCGCTAACGTGTCTAAAACTTCTCGTGGAGACAATTCACTCGATCCAAAATCTGGATTTTTGCAATATTACAGCCTTGAGTATGCAGATCCGAATTTAGGTTCTGAAGTACGCCTTGCGCGTCTACAAGCAAAGTTTAAATGGATCGAAACATTCTTTGATAAACATCGCATCGTCTCTCGTTTAGATCTTGCCGCGAACCTAACCAACGAAGGTAACTTGGCTGAAATACCGCCATCTTTACGCTATTTTGCGGGTGGTGACCAAAGTATTCGTGGTTACAGCTATAACGAATTAGGCCCGTCTATCGACTCAGTTAATGATAAAGGAGAAGTAATTAGAGAAGTCGTTGGTGGACGTTACTTAATGGTTGGCAGCATTGAATACCAATATTACGTCACCCCAAGTTGGCGAGTTGCCACTTTTGTTGATGCGGGTAATGCGTTTGACATCAACCAGATAGAAGCGATAACGTCGGTTGGTGCTGGCGTGCATTGGATATCACCTATTGGTCCCGTCAAATTTGACGTGGGCGTTGGCTTAAAAGAAACCGATACGATTAGCAGGCCTTGGCGGATCCATATCACCATGGGAGCAGAGCTATGA
- a CDS encoding Solitary outer membrane autotransporter beta-barrel domain, translating into MRLLIVVCCLAILYSACVNSAEPSIDSLDDMVSRVTRENIATSIVLTDASLITLGVVNFDPSSFADFGDLDTGSQSSLQRRRELKTYSLPWNGDVTQASPHWQTSTYFKLSYIGSNQTVDFSQPLNDIDQLSEKSYLFQAEQRWQYELTDHWKTQIGIGAQAIWYENQFLYRSVLEQFESLLDNGLLNTSYGALMIDPSIEFRYDNFVFGHQWQFTSRYRFAIGRTLLTDTASQEVSSKVGRFSNALIFHYDLPQLFDNGNELRFMFKRIDLSGDAVDPLGTDHFYEVGAGWVLDTPWLSSWVDNVGLGVTVNIGSVLSGGSILLLFNEDI; encoded by the coding sequence ATGCGCTTATTAATTGTCGTTTGCTGTCTGGCCATACTGTATAGCGCTTGCGTTAACAGTGCGGAGCCATCCATAGACTCTTTAGATGATATGGTCAGTCGAGTGACTCGAGAAAACATTGCGACTTCGATAGTGTTAACAGATGCAAGCTTGATTACGTTAGGCGTCGTTAATTTTGATCCTAGTTCGTTCGCTGATTTTGGTGACTTAGACACGGGTTCACAAAGTTCTCTTCAGCGACGGCGCGAGCTTAAAACATATTCTTTGCCGTGGAACGGTGATGTGACACAAGCTTCTCCTCATTGGCAAACATCGACTTACTTCAAGTTATCTTATATTGGTTCAAATCAGACGGTAGATTTTTCTCAGCCATTGAATGACATCGATCAGCTGTCGGAGAAAAGTTATCTATTTCAAGCTGAACAGCGTTGGCAATACGAGTTAACTGATCATTGGAAAACCCAAATAGGGATTGGAGCACAAGCGATTTGGTATGAGAATCAATTCCTGTACCGAAGCGTATTAGAACAATTTGAATCTTTACTTGATAACGGCTTACTGAATACTTCTTATGGCGCTTTGATGATTGATCCCTCAATTGAGTTTCGCTATGACAACTTTGTTTTTGGTCATCAATGGCAATTTACCAGCCGTTACCGTTTTGCTATTGGCCGTACTTTATTGACAGATACAGCATCACAAGAAGTGTCTTCAAAAGTGGGTCGCTTTAGCAATGCACTGATTTTTCATTATGATCTTCCGCAATTGTTTGATAACGGCAATGAACTGCGATTCATGTTCAAGCGTATCGATCTATCCGGTGATGCCGTTGACCCTTTAGGAACGGATCATTTTTATGAAGTGGGTGCCGGCTGGGTACTTGATACACCTTGGTTGTCATCATGGGTTGATAATGTGGGTTTAGGCGTTACGGTTAACATCGGCAGTGTGTTAAGTGGCGGCAGTATATTATTGTTATTTAACGAAGATATTTAG
- a CDS encoding CBS domain-containing protein has translation MDSINVKEHMDRQPVMLTPSMSIATAVEKLLANKKLGAPVVDVDGKLVGFLSQQDCLSVMLKSSYHCDLTAIVKDCMRTEVLSVGPNSSVLALAEQMLGPKPKVYPVVDNGKVIGTINRTNVLAAINTYMQQCYLTPA, from the coding sequence ATGGATTCAATCAATGTAAAAGAACATATGGATCGCCAACCGGTAATGCTGACACCATCGATGTCGATAGCAACCGCGGTAGAAAAATTACTAGCGAACAAAAAGTTAGGTGCGCCCGTTGTTGATGTTGACGGCAAACTGGTGGGTTTTTTATCTCAGCAAGACTGTTTATCGGTAATGCTTAAAAGTAGTTATCATTGTGATTTAACGGCCATCGTTAAGGATTGCATGCGGACTGAGGTGTTATCTGTAGGGCCTAATAGCAGCGTATTAGCTTTAGCAGAACAAATGTTAGGTCCCAAGCCTAAGGTTTATCCCGTGGTTGATAATGGAAAAGTGATAGGTACCATTAATCGCACTAATGTTTTAGCGGCGATAAATACCTATATGCAACAATGTTATTTAACTCCGGCTTAG
- a CDS encoding isoaspartyl peptidase/L-asparaginase family protein, with protein sequence MNYSPILAAGLLVFVTVSSTSFAAEKPFSIAIHGGAGTISKASLTESQQKAYRAKLQEAIDAGYKVLANGGDSLDAVQVSINVLENSPLFNAGLGAVYTYDGAHEMDSSIMDGKTMNAGAVAGVRHIKNPIDLAKTVMEKSPHVMLSGQGAEEFALTQGYQLVPANHFDTESRYQQLQNAKEKINKAESNPEYQASTGHNYKQSALDYMELDYKFGTVGAVALDQHGNLAAGTSTGGMTAKRFGRIGDSPVIGAGTYAENGVCAVSATGHGEFFIRYHVAGDICAKVKYQKKSIIQAADEVINQRLITAGGSGGVIAIDQRGNIATPFNTEGMYRATRKGGEPAQVMIWSDM encoded by the coding sequence ATGAATTATTCCCCAATCTTAGCCGCCGGTTTACTGGTATTCGTCACTGTTAGCTCAACTTCATTTGCGGCTGAAAAGCCATTTTCTATTGCAATACATGGCGGCGCCGGCACAATTTCCAAAGCCAGTTTGACTGAATCACAACAAAAGGCTTATCGCGCTAAGTTACAAGAAGCTATCGATGCCGGGTATAAAGTATTGGCAAACGGCGGTGATAGTCTTGATGCAGTGCAAGTATCAATTAACGTACTCGAAAACAGCCCTCTATTCAATGCCGGTTTAGGAGCGGTTTATACTTATGATGGTGCCCATGAAATGGACTCGTCGATTATGGATGGGAAGACCATGAACGCAGGCGCCGTTGCGGGGGTTAGGCATATTAAAAATCCGATCGATTTAGCAAAAACAGTTATGGAAAAATCACCTCATGTGATGCTCTCGGGTCAAGGCGCTGAAGAGTTTGCACTTACGCAAGGTTACCAATTGGTGCCAGCTAATCACTTTGATACTGAAAGCCGCTATCAACAACTGCAAAATGCTAAAGAGAAAATCAACAAAGCTGAATCCAATCCAGAGTATCAAGCGAGCACGGGTCACAATTATAAACAAAGTGCACTCGACTATATGGAACTCGATTATAAGTTCGGTACCGTTGGTGCGGTCGCTTTAGATCAACATGGCAACCTTGCAGCGGGAACTTCAACTGGTGGAATGACGGCTAAACGTTTTGGTCGTATTGGTGACTCGCCAGTCATTGGTGCCGGCACTTACGCCGAAAATGGCGTGTGTGCAGTGTCTGCAACGGGTCATGGTGAGTTCTTTATTCGTTACCACGTGGCAGGCGATATATGCGCAAAAGTAAAATATCAAAAGAAATCCATAATACAAGCGGCAGATGAAGTGATTAATCAACGTCTCATTACCGCTGGTGGCAGTGGTGGTGTCATCGCAATCGACCAACGGGGTAATATTGCAACGCCGTTTAATACCGAGGGAATGTACCGCGCTACCCGCAAAGGTGGCGAACCCGCTCAAGTGATGATTTGGTCTGATATGTAG